A single region of the Glycine max cultivar Williams 82 chromosome 20, Glycine_max_v4.0, whole genome shotgun sequence genome encodes:
- the AMT1.1 gene encoding ammonium transporter 1 member 1 translates to MSLPDCPAVQLAQLLGPNTTNAAAAASFICDRFTAVDNKFVDTAFAVDNTYLLFSAYLVFSMQLGFAMLCAGSVRAKNTMNIMLTNVLDAAAGGLFYYLFGFAFAFGSPSNGFIGKHFFGLKELPSQSFDYSNFLYQWAFAIAAAGITSGSIAERTQFVAYLIYSSFLTGFVYPVVSHWFWSADGWASAISPGDRLFSTGVIDFAGSGVVHMVGGVAGFWGALIEGPRIGRFDHAGRAVALRGHSASLVVLGTFMLWFGWYGFNPGSFNKILVSYGNSGTYYGQWSAVGRTAVTTTLAGSTAALTTLFGKRMISGHWNVTDVCNGLLGGFAAITAGCSVVEPWAAIVCGFVASVVLIACNKLAEKVKFDDPLEAAQLHGGCGAWGVIFTALFAKKEYVSQVYGEGRAHGLFMRGGGKLLAAHVIQILVIVGWVSATMGPLFWGLNKLKLLRISSEDELAGMDLTRHGGFAYAYEDDESHKHGIQLRKVGPNASSTPTTDE, encoded by the coding sequence ATGTCGCTGCCAGATTGTCCCGCCGTCCAACTTGCCCAACTCCTGGGCCCAAATACCACAAACGCTGCCGCCGCCGCCTCCTTCATCTGCGACCGGTTCACCGCCGTGGACAACAAGTTCGTCGACACGGCCTTCGCGGTCGACAACACTTACCTCCTCTTCTCCGCCTACCTCGTCTTCTCGATGCAGCTCGGCTTCGCCATGCTCTGCGCCGGCTCCGTCCGCGCCAAGAACACCATGAACATCATGCTCACCAACGTCCTCGACGCCGCCGCCGGCGGCCTCTTCTACTACCTCTTCGGCTTCGCCTTCGCCTTCGGCTCCCCCTCCAACGGCTTCATTGGCAAACACTTCTTCGGCCTCAAGGAACTCCCCTCCCAAAGCTTCGACTACAGCAACTTTCTCTATCAATGGGCCTTCGCCATCGCCGCCGCCGGCATCACCAGCGGCTCCATCGCCGAACGCACACAGTTCGTGGCCTATCTCATCTACTCCTCCTTCCTCACCGGCTTCGTCTACCCCGTCGTCTCCCACTGGTTCTGGTCCGCAGACGGCTGGGCTTCTGCCATTTCCCCCGGAGACCGGCTATTTTCCACCGGCGTGATAGACTTCGCCGGCTCCGGCGTAGTCCACATGGTTGGTGGAGTAGCCGGCTTCTGGGGCGCACTGATAGAAGGCCCGAGAATCGGACGCTTCGACCACGCGGGACGCGCCGTTGCCCTCAGAGGCCACAGCGCGTCCTTAGTAGTCCTGGGGACCTTCATGCTTTGGTTCGGTTGGTACGGATTTAACCCTggttcatttaataaaatccTAGTTTCCTACGGTAACTCAGGAACTTACTACGGTCAATGGAGCGCGGTTGGGAGAACCGCGGTCACCACTACCCTTGCAGGGTCAACTGCTGCGTTGACCACTCTCTTCGGGAAACGGATGATATCCGGTCATTGGAACGTGACCGATGTCTGCAACGGGCTGTTAGGCGGCTTCGCCGCCATAACAGCCGGCTGCTCCGTCGTTGAGCCATGGGCAGCCATCGTGTGTGGTTTTGTCGCTTCAGTGGTTCTGATAGCGTGCAACAAATTAGCAGAGAAGGTTAAGTTCGATGATCCTTTGGAAGCGGCGCAGTTACACGGTGGGTGTGGCGCGTGGGGGGTGATATTCACGGCGCTGTTCGCGAAAAAGGAGTATGTGAGCCAGGTTTATGGGGAGGGGAGGGCGCACGGGTTGTTCATGAGGGGTGGAGGGAAGTTGCTGGCGGCGCACGTGATTCAGATTTTGGTTATTGTTGGGTGGGTGAGTGCGACCATGGGACCCTTGTTTTGGGGGTTGAATAAATTGAAATTGTTGAGGATTTCTTCCGAGGATGAGCTTGCGGGGATGGATCTTACCCGTCATGGAGGATTTGCTTATGCTTATGAGGATGATGAGTCGCACAAGCATGGGATTCAGCTGAGGAAGGTTGGGCCCAACGCGTCGTCCACACCCACCACTGATGAATGA
- the SWEET52 gene encoding bidirectional sugar transporter SWEET17: protein MFYLWFDPTRNFHAYSIIWKRQHIIPMFWKIKKHGSTEDFSSLPYICTLLNCSLWTYYGIIKAREYLVATVDGFGIVVETIYVILFLIYAPKGIRGRTLILAVILDVAISAVAVVTTQLALQREAHGGVVGVMGAGLNIVMYFSPLSAMLDILVLHGFFHVRGWLMESIKIFVALRLGYL, encoded by the exons ATGTTCTATCTCTGGTTCGACCCCACTAGAAACTTCCACGCTTATTCTATCATTTGGAAGCGCCAGCACATCAT ACCTATGTTTTGGAAAATAAAGAAGCACGGATCTACGGAAGATTTCTCAAGCCTTCCTTACATTTGCACATTGCTTAATTGCTCCTTATGGACTTACTATGGAATCATAAAGGCTAGAGAGTACCTCGTGGCTACTGTCGATGGCTTTGGCATTGTGGTGGAGACAATCTATGTTATTCTATTTCTCATATATGCTCCAAAAGGGATAAGG GGTAGAACTCTCATTTTGGCTGTGATTTTGGATGTGGCAATTTCGGCAGTAGCAGTAGTTACTACTCAATTAGCATTGCAAAGAGAAGCTCATGGTGGTGTTGTTGGTGTTATGGGAGCAGGCTTAAACATTGTTATGTATTTCTCACCTCTCTCTGCCATG ttggATATATTGGTTCTGCACGGTTTCTTTCATGTTAGAGGATGGCTGATGGAATCCATAAAGATCTTTGTTGCTTTGCGTCTCGGGTATCTCTAA